A single genomic interval of Aureliella helgolandensis harbors:
- a CDS encoding DUF1598 domain-containing protein: MHRLFNSLPSAVGVFIAVAMLASSNMALANNGTANNGTANNNTTGGTTAAAGVEIDPQGVLRILQADPRVTMARLHAARQGLPPNLARPSKMRKVSLNRLEAAVAKSLAEGESLSTEMITLAGMTRLEYVFFYPESGDIVLAGPAEGFGQDAVGRLVGVNSGHPCLLLDDLIVALRAFSPTGDKANTISVSIDPTQEGLARMQQTLQQLGGTFNQRNIPLIVNSLRESLGLNDVTIKGIPAGTHFAHVLTEADYRMKLIGIGLEAPPVPMSTYVSRLTTAMTSTNALVRWYFVPDYEAIATSEDRHAMKMVGQGLKLVGEDELVGQDGTRKSSGRGANRASQAFTTDFTKKFRLISEVNPVYSQLRNLVDMSIAAAFIQQQDFYGTSGWDLGVFSSEDGLAVETLPAPRQVETAINAVMKGSRLITPIGGGVTIQARKALDAENVTADTTGEIGKLREQTSLEGLDDSQWWWD; this comes from the coding sequence ATGCATCGCCTTTTCAATTCACTTCCCTCGGCTGTTGGTGTGTTTATTGCTGTGGCGATGTTGGCGAGTTCCAACATGGCGCTCGCCAATAATGGCACTGCCAATAACGGCACCGCCAATAACAATACCACCGGAGGTACCACCGCAGCGGCTGGTGTGGAGATTGACCCTCAAGGGGTTCTCCGAATCCTCCAAGCCGACCCGCGGGTTACCATGGCTCGCTTGCATGCCGCTCGCCAGGGCTTGCCTCCCAACTTGGCTCGTCCTTCCAAAATGCGGAAAGTCTCGCTGAATCGGCTGGAAGCAGCCGTTGCCAAGTCGCTCGCCGAGGGAGAAAGCCTTTCAACCGAGATGATTACGCTGGCCGGCATGACCCGCCTTGAATACGTGTTCTTTTATCCCGAATCCGGCGATATCGTGCTAGCTGGCCCCGCTGAGGGGTTCGGCCAGGATGCGGTTGGACGTTTGGTAGGCGTCAACTCGGGGCATCCCTGTCTCTTGCTAGACGATCTCATCGTCGCTCTGCGGGCTTTCTCGCCTACCGGCGACAAGGCCAACACGATCAGCGTTTCGATCGATCCCACCCAAGAAGGTTTGGCCCGGATGCAGCAAACCCTGCAGCAACTCGGTGGCACCTTCAACCAGAGAAACATCCCACTGATCGTTAACAGCCTGCGCGAGAGCCTGGGATTGAACGACGTGACCATTAAAGGCATTCCTGCCGGCACGCACTTTGCCCACGTCCTGACCGAAGCCGATTACCGCATGAAGTTGATCGGAATTGGTCTGGAAGCTCCCCCGGTTCCCATGTCGACCTACGTCTCACGGTTGACGACCGCCATGACCTCCACCAACGCTTTGGTGCGGTGGTATTTTGTGCCCGACTATGAAGCGATCGCCACCAGTGAAGATCGTCACGCCATGAAAATGGTCGGCCAAGGATTGAAGCTGGTGGGTGAAGACGAATTGGTGGGCCAAGACGGAACACGCAAGTCTTCAGGCCGAGGTGCCAATCGCGCCAGCCAAGCCTTTACGACCGATTTTACCAAGAAGTTTCGCCTCATCTCCGAGGTCAATCCCGTCTACAGCCAGCTTCGCAACCTAGTTGACATGTCCATCGCGGCAGCCTTTATCCAACAGCAGGATTTCTACGGTACGTCCGGCTGGGACCTGGGAGTTTTCAGTAGCGAAGATGGCTTGGCCGTCGAAACGCTGCCCGCCCCTCGTCAGGTCGAAACGGCGATCAACGCAGTCATGAAGGGAAGTCGTCTGATCACTCCCATTGGCGGTGGTGTCACAATTCAAGCCCGCAAGGCCCTGGATGCTGAGAACGTGACCGCCGATACCACAGGAGAGATTGGTAAGCTGCGTGAGCAGACAAGCTTGGAAGGCTTGGACGACAGCCAATGGTGGTGGGACTAG
- a CDS encoding response regulator: MSIKVLVADDHEVVRSGIGTLLGGSEVEIVGLAGNVEETVTLTEQVRPHVVLLDVRLGTEDGLSALEQIRSKAPEVSVVMMSTYDNPTYVARAIALGATDYILKDSSRIEVLDAIQRAAQKELPTETSILRRVQATMEKRKDRSDSKDVPLTNRELQVLRHIALGLSNKEIGTSLTISVETVKEHVQNILRKLDSTDRTAAAVWAVKSGLIGP, translated from the coding sequence GTGAGTATTAAAGTACTAGTAGCAGACGACCATGAAGTGGTTCGGAGCGGCATTGGCACCCTGCTCGGCGGCAGCGAAGTGGAAATCGTTGGGCTGGCAGGAAACGTCGAAGAAACCGTTACGCTGACCGAACAAGTCCGGCCACACGTCGTGTTGCTGGATGTGCGACTGGGAACTGAGGATGGCCTATCGGCTCTGGAGCAGATCCGCTCTAAGGCGCCTGAAGTCTCCGTTGTCATGATGTCCACATACGACAACCCAACCTATGTGGCACGTGCGATCGCTTTGGGAGCGACCGATTACATCCTCAAAGATTCATCCCGAATTGAAGTCTTGGATGCCATCCAACGCGCTGCTCAGAAGGAATTGCCGACTGAGACGAGCATTCTTCGACGTGTCCAAGCGACCATGGAGAAACGCAAAGATCGTTCCGATTCCAAGGATGTCCCACTCACCAACCGCGAGCTGCAAGTACTGCGGCACATTGCGCTGGGATTGAGCAACAAGGAAATAGGAACGTCTCTGACGATCAGCGTGGAAACGGTTAAAGAGCATGTGCAGAACATCCTCCGCAAACTAGATTCAACCGATCGTACCGCGGCTGCCGTCTGGGCTGTAAAGAGTGGCTTGATCGGTCCTTGA